The Insulibacter thermoxylanivorax genome segment CTGGGAATTGTCAATGGTTTGGGCGACGGTACATACGGAGCACAGATTAATGTTAAGCAGCAAGAGATCATTGCGATGGCTGTACGTCTCATGGGAGCAGAAGAAGAGGCGGACAAGTTAAGCAATATGGGCACTTCCCTGCAAGTGAGCGACTGGGCGAGGAAATATGTCCTCTATGCCCTGCAGGAAGGCATCTTAGATCCGAGCGAAGAGCTGAAGAACAACGGCCATATCAATTGGGGCGAGAGAACCGCGAAGCGGGAATGGGTGGCCAAGGTGATCATCCGCGCCTTGGGCAAGGATCAGGAAGCCAAGGAGTCAGCGGATCGGGCTGCCAGCTTCAAGGACAACCATGATATCTCCGCCGATGCACTCGGCTATGTGAATGTGGCTGTAGATCTAGGCATCATCACGGGAACGAGCTCCAATGAGTTCCTCCCGCTGCAGTCTATCGACCGTGCACAGACGGCAGCGATCTTTGCGCGCGCTGAGCAATACCTGCCGCAAAGCGAGGCTGTGATCAAAGGCGCCCTCACAGCGATTACCGCGGATACGCTGCGCGTACGCGATGAAAGCGGGCAGGTGCATATGATCTCCTTAGGGAACAGCACGGCTTATTACCGCTTCGATGCTGATAAGCAGATCCTGAAGTCCGATCTCGCTGTCGGGCAGCAAGTCTATGTCGTATTGCGCGATCATTTGGCGGTCTATGTTGAAGTAATCAGCGACCGCGAACCGACGGAATCCATCTTCGGTCAGTTCGAGAGGGTGGATACGGCTGCGCGCATTATTAAGATCAAAATAGATGGTCAAGAAGTAGAATTTGAGTTGGATGAAAACGTCGCTGTCATCGATGTTGATGGCAGGGGCTCCAGCCTGTCGCAGCTGATTCCGTTAAGCGAGATCGAGCTGAAGAAGAGCACCTTGTCCAGCCGCATCATCGAGATTGTCGTGAAGGACAAGCCGATCAGCAAGCGTTCTTCCGGAACGATCTCGAATATCAATCCTGAAGAGATCACGATCCTCGACGAGGAAACGAATCGTCTGGAGACCTATCCGCTCGTCGAGCAAGTGATCGTTACCCACGAAGGCAAATCCTTAACGCTGGACGATCTCGTCATCTCCGATGAGATTGCCTATCGCGTGCTGAACGGCTTCGTCACTGAGATCACGGTCACGGCGAAGTATGTAGAACCTGTGAAAGGAACCTTCGAAGGGTTCAATGAGAAGAAAACCACCATCTTCGTAAGGAACGAAGAAGGGGCGCGCGGATACGATCTTGCTGAGGACGTCGCTGTTCATATCGAGGGGATGGTCTATGCGACGACCAATGATATTTTCTCCGGCGATATCTTGATGTTAACCTTTGACGGAAACGGCCTTGTAAGGTCGATTAAGGTTGAGAACCGCAATGTCGAACATCTGCAGATGCTGGAGCTTGTGAGCGTGGATGAGAATCTGGAATTCATCGTCGTGAAAGTGGACAAAGCTCCGCGGTTATTATACTTGACAGAGGATACGATCCTTGAAGCCTACGGGCTGGAGTATCCGGTCAGCGAGCTCTCGAAGTACATCACCGAGAAGCAGCGCATCGATGTGGTGTTATCCGGGGAATATGTACAGCGTATCAAGCGCTCCGAGGGCTACACGGGCAAGGTTAAGGACTACAACCCGGCGGCGCGCAAGATTGTGATCAGCAATCCTGCCATCGGTGATCTCTCGCTGAACTTAAGCCCTTATGCGTTCGTGCAGATCATCAATCAATCGTCGACCACGCTGTCCGATGTGAAGATCGGCGATGAAGTCAGGGTTGTCCTCTCGCCGGAAGACCTGCTTGTTACACAGATTCAAGTGAAGCGGACGCTGAAACATACGATCGAGACGATCAATGCGACGAACCGCATGATCACAGCCCTGGATGAGAACAACAATAAGCGCTACTTATCGCTGAACAGCAGCCTGGCGATCCATCATCCATCGAAGCCGTATGCAACGATTCATGATCTATCCGCAGGTCAGATCGTAACCGTCACCTACTACGGTTCTTCCGCTGAATCGATCAACATCCTGGATTACAAGTTCGGCACTGTTGAGCATGCCGACCGTCTCTATCAGAACTTAACGGTACAGACGCATGATGGGCAGATCCTCATCATCGATACATCGAAGAACTTCGAACTGACCAGAGGTGCGCAGAAGATCGAGATCAGTGCGCTGAACCCGGGAGACCGCATCAGCATCGCCCAAGATCATGAGGGTTATACGCTCGCGCAAGTTGTGCTTAGACAGATGAAGATCATCAACCAAGTGGAATCCATCGGCGAGATCTCCTTCGTGAATCAGATGGGCGAGGTAGAGAAGATGCAGCTCGCGCCGGATGTCATCGTTCGCGCCGGCAACTCGAAGATCTCCCTGAACGATCTGAAGAAGAACGACCGCGTCTATGTGTACGTCGTAAATGGTGTGATCTACGAGATTGACAAATTATAATTCAAGGATGTAATCATCGATGAATCACCAACAGAAAGTGCGTTATATCTT includes the following:
- a CDS encoding S-layer homology domain-containing protein; amino-acid sequence: MKQRIHRIIAWTLVLLMAFGGTYAFAATGASSGNADSAVKIIFPDTVNHWSQRYVAKLAALGIVNGLGDGTYGAQINVKQQEIIAMAVRLMGAEEEADKLSNMGTSLQVSDWARKYVLYALQEGILDPSEELKNNGHINWGERTAKREWVAKVIIRALGKDQEAKESADRAASFKDNHDISADALGYVNVAVDLGIITGTSSNEFLPLQSIDRAQTAAIFARAEQYLPQSEAVIKGALTAITADTLRVRDESGQVHMISLGNSTAYYRFDADKQILKSDLAVGQQVYVVLRDHLAVYVEVISDREPTESIFGQFERVDTAARIIKIKIDGQEVEFELDENVAVIDVDGRGSSLSQLIPLSEIELKKSTLSSRIIEIVVKDKPISKRSSGTISNINPEEITILDEETNRLETYPLVEQVIVTHEGKSLTLDDLVISDEIAYRVLNGFVTEITVTAKYVEPVKGTFEGFNEKKTTIFVRNEEGARGYDLAEDVAVHIEGMVYATTNDIFSGDILMLTFDGNGLVRSIKVENRNVEHLQMLELVSVDENLEFIVVKVDKAPRLLYLTEDTILEAYGLEYPVSELSKYITEKQRIDVVLSGEYVQRIKRSEGYTGKVKDYNPAARKIVISNPAIGDLSLNLSPYAFVQIINQSSTTLSDVKIGDEVRVVLSPEDLLVTQIQVKRTLKHTIETINATNRMITALDENNNKRYLSLNSSLAIHHPSKPYATIHDLSAGQIVTVTYYGSSAESINILDYKFGTVEHADRLYQNLTVQTHDGQILIIDTSKNFELTRGAQKIEISALNPGDRISIAQDHEGYTLAQVVLRQMKIINQVESIGEISFVNQMGEVEKMQLAPDVIVRAGNSKISLNDLKKNDRVYVYVVNGVIYEIDKL